In Cumulibacter soli, the following proteins share a genomic window:
- a CDS encoding acyl-CoA dehydrogenase family protein gives MSSTPRGVETFGLTERERDLFLQTRELAREVLAPLDRHDGRVNREQVAALGETGLLEQLYPTGVGEQFQPASAMTICLIREALSYETVEAESGFAMQGIGGYPLVSASEDHRDAWIEKLRSGVAIAGLALTEPGAGSDAANLSLSATQRGSGWRLNGTKRWITNAPDADFYVTFARTTQGARARGISAFLVPGDAAGLSAEPIEMVSPHPLGQLDFADVAVEAEQLVGVLDDGFRPAMANLDRFRPSVGAAACGMAQAAMDETTRHTKERVAFGAPLFSQQALAHGLADAQSELAASRALVRLAAHALDAGDPEITTYSAMAKLRATETAQRVIDTAIQYHGASGLQRGHLLERLYRDVRASRIYEGANEVQRTIIARAL, from the coding sequence ATGAGCAGTACGCCACGCGGTGTGGAGACATTCGGGCTCACCGAGCGCGAGCGAGATTTGTTCTTGCAGACGAGGGAATTGGCGCGCGAGGTACTCGCGCCGCTCGATCGACACGACGGACGTGTGAACCGCGAACAGGTCGCCGCGTTGGGTGAAACCGGGCTACTGGAGCAGTTGTATCCGACCGGGGTGGGCGAGCAGTTCCAGCCTGCGTCCGCGATGACCATTTGCCTGATCCGAGAAGCGCTGTCCTACGAGACCGTCGAGGCAGAATCAGGTTTCGCGATGCAAGGTATCGGCGGTTATCCACTGGTCAGCGCCAGCGAAGACCACCGGGATGCCTGGATCGAGAAGTTGCGCTCCGGCGTGGCGATCGCTGGGCTAGCCCTCACCGAACCGGGCGCGGGGTCGGATGCGGCGAATCTCAGCCTGAGTGCGACTCAACGAGGGAGTGGGTGGCGGCTGAATGGCACCAAACGGTGGATCACCAACGCACCCGATGCCGACTTCTATGTGACTTTCGCTCGCACTACGCAAGGAGCGCGAGCGCGCGGTATCTCGGCATTCCTGGTTCCCGGCGACGCCGCCGGTCTGAGCGCTGAGCCGATCGAGATGGTCTCGCCGCACCCGCTCGGTCAGCTGGACTTCGCCGATGTCGCGGTAGAGGCCGAGCAACTCGTCGGCGTGCTGGATGACGGGTTCCGACCGGCGATGGCCAATCTCGACCGGTTTCGGCCCAGCGTGGGCGCAGCAGCCTGCGGTATGGCGCAAGCCGCTATGGACGAGACGACCAGGCATACCAAAGAACGGGTCGCGTTCGGCGCGCCGCTGTTTTCGCAACAAGCACTCGCGCACGGCCTTGCTGACGCCCAATCCGAACTTGCTGCGTCGCGAGCGTTGGTGCGGCTCGCGGCGCATGCGCTCGACGCGGGAGACCCCGAGATAACGACGTACTCGGCCATGGCGAAACTGCGGGCGACCGAGACAGCGCAACGGGTGATCGATACCGCGATCCAGTACCACGGAGCGAGTGGGCTGCAACGTGGCCACCTGTTGGAGCGGCTCTATCGCGACGTCCGAGCATCGCGGATCTACGAGGGTGCGAATGAGGTACAGCGCACCATCATTGCCCGTGCCTTATAG
- a CDS encoding flotillin family protein, protein MSPIVISIIGFVVLIILLVLLILSRIKVAGPNQAFLVTGRRGRSVTGNDGSISTDLSGQKVVMGASVFVLPVVQKLHSIDLSSRRIPVGIRGAVSLQGVKCDLEGVAIVKVGGSESSIRAAAQRFLNQQEGIDVFTSEVLAGALRSIVGRLTIEEIIRDRAAFASAVAEEAESSLTGQGLVLDTFQLQDIQAEGTYLQDLGRPEAARVIKEAAIAEARARQAAEQEQLLADEAIAVANRQLELKRAEVNAQIDAAQADAAAAGPLAKAEQDRRILSEREKVAVANAALTERQLDTDVRKPADAARYRVEQEAEAAKNAAILKADADRQATIANAQAQAELARLTGEGEQARRTALAEAEAIEGAKKGEAEKLRRQAIADAIEREGAAEASAILARGQAEAEAMDKRSEAFATYGEAAMLDLLVKVLPEVVGSAAAPLSNVDQMTVISADGPAALSKSVAGNVAQGLQLSKDLTGVDVSDLLARLSNRLGTAEN, encoded by the coding sequence ATGTCGCCGATCGTCATATCCATCATCGGATTCGTCGTACTCATCATCCTGCTTGTGCTGCTGATTCTCTCTCGGATCAAGGTGGCCGGACCAAACCAGGCATTTCTGGTTACCGGGCGCCGCGGACGGTCGGTGACGGGAAATGACGGGTCGATCTCCACGGACCTCTCCGGCCAGAAGGTCGTGATGGGCGCATCTGTTTTCGTACTGCCGGTCGTGCAGAAGTTGCACAGTATCGACCTGTCCAGCCGTCGGATCCCGGTCGGCATTCGTGGCGCGGTCAGCCTGCAAGGAGTCAAGTGCGATCTCGAAGGCGTCGCGATCGTGAAGGTGGGCGGTAGCGAGTCTTCGATCCGCGCGGCCGCGCAGCGCTTCCTGAATCAGCAAGAAGGCATCGACGTCTTCACATCCGAGGTGCTCGCCGGCGCGCTGCGCTCGATCGTCGGCCGGCTGACAATCGAGGAGATCATCCGTGACCGCGCGGCCTTCGCCTCGGCGGTTGCAGAGGAGGCTGAATCGTCGCTGACAGGGCAAGGTTTGGTGCTCGATACCTTCCAACTGCAAGACATCCAGGCAGAGGGCACGTACCTGCAGGATCTGGGTCGGCCCGAAGCTGCACGAGTGATCAAAGAGGCTGCGATCGCCGAAGCTCGGGCGCGGCAGGCCGCCGAGCAAGAGCAGCTACTCGCCGATGAGGCGATCGCGGTAGCCAACCGGCAGCTGGAACTGAAGCGTGCCGAGGTCAATGCACAGATCGACGCAGCGCAGGCAGATGCGGCCGCAGCCGGACCGTTGGCGAAGGCGGAACAGGACCGGCGCATCCTTTCCGAACGCGAGAAGGTCGCGGTCGCGAACGCGGCTCTGACCGAACGGCAACTCGACACTGACGTTCGCAAACCAGCTGACGCCGCGCGGTACCGCGTCGAACAGGAAGCCGAGGCGGCCAAGAACGCCGCGATCCTCAAGGCGGACGCCGACCGGCAGGCGACGATCGCGAACGCGCAGGCGCAGGCCGAACTGGCACGCCTGACCGGTGAAGGTGAGCAGGCACGACGTACGGCATTGGCTGAAGCTGAGGCGATCGAGGGCGCCAAGAAGGGTGAGGCCGAGAAATTGCGCCGTCAGGCGATCGCCGACGCGATTGAACGTGAGGGTGCTGCCGAAGCATCTGCGATCCTCGCTCGCGGACAGGCCGAGGCTGAGGCGATGGACAAGCGTTCCGAGGCGTTCGCGACCTATGGCGAGGCTGCGATGCTGGACCTATTGGTGAAGGTGCTGCCCGAGGTGGTCGGCTCGGCGGCGGCCCCGCTGTCGAATGTCGATCAGATGACGGTGATCTCGGCCGACGGGCCGGCTGCGCTGTCGAAATCTGTGGCTGGAAACGTGGCGCAAGGACTGCAGCTGTCGAAGGACCTCACGGGCGTCGACGTCTCGGATCTACTTGCACGGTTGTCGAATAGGCTCGGTACCGCGGAGAACTGA
- a CDS encoding SDR family NAD(P)-dependent oxidoreductase, producing MQVNGRIAVVTGAGSGMGRELVRQLAAQGCHVAACDIAERGLTETRELCAEYDVRVTTHLVDVADESQLQNFAAEVREQHDTDHIHLLFNNAGIGGGGSIITDSRESWERTFSIDWGGVYLGVRTFLPMLIAADEARIVNTSSVNGFWASLGPTTPHTAYGAAKFAVKGFTEALITDLRVNAPHVSAAVVMPGHIGTAIVSNSRKVATGVDSDQLSPSEIADVRGRMSVLGEDIESLSDDEIQALVADRARHFEEKAPTTAAEAAGIILDGVRRDKWRILVGEDAVGLDEHVRRDPENAYTPEFHAMLQEDIRWGLGGQ from the coding sequence ATGCAGGTCAACGGCCGAATCGCTGTAGTCACCGGGGCAGGATCAGGAATGGGTCGGGAGTTGGTTCGGCAACTCGCGGCACAAGGATGCCATGTCGCGGCCTGCGATATCGCTGAGCGAGGCCTCACGGAGACTCGAGAATTGTGCGCTGAGTACGACGTGCGGGTAACCACTCACCTGGTAGATGTCGCCGACGAGTCACAGTTGCAGAACTTTGCCGCTGAAGTCCGCGAGCAGCACGACACCGACCACATCCACCTACTGTTCAACAACGCCGGTATCGGTGGCGGTGGCAGCATTATCACCGACTCGCGGGAATCCTGGGAACGTACCTTCAGCATCGACTGGGGCGGTGTTTATCTCGGCGTTCGAACCTTCCTCCCGATGCTCATTGCCGCCGACGAAGCGCGGATCGTGAACACCTCCAGCGTGAACGGCTTCTGGGCCAGCCTGGGCCCGACCACACCACATACGGCGTACGGCGCGGCGAAGTTCGCTGTGAAGGGATTCACCGAGGCGCTGATTACTGATCTGCGCGTCAATGCGCCGCACGTGAGCGCGGCGGTAGTCATGCCCGGACACATCGGAACCGCGATCGTGTCGAACTCGCGCAAGGTCGCAACCGGTGTGGACAGTGATCAGCTCAGCCCCAGCGAGATCGCCGATGTCCGTGGGCGCATGTCCGTACTCGGCGAGGACATCGAATCACTGAGCGACGATGAGATCCAGGCGTTGGTTGCCGATCGAGCTCGGCATTTCGAGGAGAAGGCACCGACCACTGCGGCCGAAGCGGCGGGGATCATCCTGGACGGCGTGCGTCGGGATAAGTGGCGGATTCTCGTCGGCGAGGACGCCGTCGGCCTGGACGAGCACGTGCGTCGTGATCCGGAGAACGCCTACACGCCGGAGTTCCACGCCATGCTGCAAGAGGACATTCGCTGGGGTCTCGGCGGGCAATGA
- a CDS encoding class II histone deacetylase: MASSNTGWVWHERYGWYDTGRFAGLVPPGGWGEPDVHMENGETKRRLASLVSASGLIHELTPIRPRQATDEEILTAHTADYLAYLEEQNAHPRGGIADRGIGRTVFSHGDLDIARLAAGGVIEAGLAVARREVDNAYALTRPPGHHALPDTGLGFCVFGNIAIAIHAIRAATSLTRFAVVDWDVHHGNGTQAMFWDDPDVLSISVHQDQLFPDAQGLVDERGGPAAEGMNLNIPLPPGSARGAYQQAFEQIVLPALDAYAPEMVIVACGFDSGTYDPHGRMMLGSDDFRWMTAQLKQFAVDRSDGRLLVVHEGGYSAWYVPFCGLAVVEELSGVRTDIVDTFMPRLAANPTTRLQPHQQEHIDRAAEGLRLLK; this comes from the coding sequence ATGGCCTCCTCGAACACGGGATGGGTGTGGCACGAGCGGTACGGTTGGTATGACACGGGTCGATTCGCTGGCCTGGTGCCGCCCGGCGGATGGGGCGAACCCGATGTACATATGGAAAATGGGGAGACCAAGCGACGGCTCGCCTCTCTGGTATCGGCCTCCGGCCTCATTCATGAATTGACCCCGATCCGGCCTCGCCAGGCCACTGACGAGGAGATACTCACCGCGCATACCGCGGACTACCTCGCGTACTTAGAGGAGCAGAACGCTCATCCTCGTGGCGGGATCGCCGACCGCGGCATCGGACGGACGGTATTCAGCCACGGCGATTTGGACATCGCACGTCTCGCCGCTGGGGGTGTGATCGAGGCGGGACTCGCGGTCGCTCGCCGCGAGGTCGACAACGCTTACGCGCTCACTCGCCCGCCCGGACACCACGCACTGCCCGACACCGGGCTGGGGTTCTGCGTGTTTGGGAACATCGCGATCGCAATCCATGCGATCCGCGCGGCGACCAGCCTGACACGGTTCGCTGTCGTCGACTGGGATGTGCACCACGGCAATGGGACCCAGGCGATGTTCTGGGACGATCCGGACGTGCTGAGCATCTCGGTCCACCAGGATCAGTTGTTCCCGGACGCGCAGGGACTCGTCGATGAACGAGGCGGACCCGCGGCCGAAGGCATGAACCTGAATATCCCGTTGCCGCCAGGGTCCGCGCGTGGCGCCTATCAGCAAGCATTCGAGCAGATTGTGTTGCCCGCGCTCGATGCCTACGCGCCCGAGATGGTGATCGTCGCGTGCGGATTCGATTCGGGTACGTACGACCCGCACGGACGGATGATGCTCGGTAGCGATGACTTCCGCTGGATGACGGCGCAACTCAAACAGTTTGCGGTAGATCGCAGCGACGGCCGGCTTCTGGTCGTACACGAAGGCGGATACTCGGCGTGGTACGTGCCGTTCTGCGGTCTGGCCGTCGTAGAGGAACTCAGCGGTGTACGCACCGACATCGTCGACACCTTCATGCCGCGACTGGCCGCCAACCCCACCACTCGATTGCAACCACACCAGCAAGAACATATCGACCGCGCCGCTGAGGGCCTGCGGCTACTGAAATAA
- a CDS encoding acyl-CoA dehydrogenase family protein, producing the protein MAEQDIVGLTSSEAAFREEVRDFLEQNLTEELRRAGKLTTSVYPDHEASMQWQEILRQKGWAAPAWPVEFGGCDWTPRQHYIFSSECTRAGAPGLSPMGIRMVAWAIMRYGSQQQQDYFLPRILTGEVFFCQGYSEPGSGSDLASLAMRAEDDGDDLICTGSKIWTTHANEANWIFCLVRTTRTDVKQRGITFLLIDMRTPGVQVRPLVMSSGERVQNEVFFDNVRVPKANVLGEIDDGWSVAKYLLLFERGGSAASPGLKVRAEALAAEAAQQSGPDGGPLSEDPAFMRRLAELEIRIDVLDVLEQRTLSAVSSGKDPGTASSMQKILSSELSQDLTHLALQAAGPYGRAYQPHATMPGGQVMNFVPPSDGYVGGEPWQAVASSRYLNDRAGSIYAGSNEIQRNIIAKARLGLS; encoded by the coding sequence ATGGCAGAACAGGACATCGTCGGTCTCACCAGTTCCGAGGCCGCGTTTCGTGAGGAGGTTCGCGACTTCCTCGAGCAAAACCTCACCGAGGAACTCCGCCGCGCCGGAAAGCTCACCACGTCGGTCTACCCCGATCATGAAGCGAGTATGCAGTGGCAGGAGATCCTCCGCCAGAAAGGCTGGGCCGCGCCGGCATGGCCGGTCGAATTCGGTGGGTGCGACTGGACCCCGCGCCAGCACTACATCTTCAGCAGCGAATGCACCCGCGCGGGAGCGCCCGGCCTGTCGCCCATGGGCATCCGGATGGTCGCGTGGGCGATCATGCGATACGGCAGCCAACAACAGCAGGATTACTTTCTGCCGCGGATACTGACCGGTGAGGTCTTCTTTTGCCAGGGGTACTCCGAGCCAGGATCCGGTTCGGACCTCGCCTCGCTCGCGATGCGCGCCGAGGACGACGGCGATGACCTGATCTGCACCGGCAGCAAGATCTGGACGACGCACGCCAACGAGGCCAACTGGATCTTCTGCCTGGTGCGCACGACGCGCACCGATGTCAAACAGCGCGGCATTACCTTCCTGCTGATCGATATGAGAACTCCCGGCGTCCAGGTGCGCCCACTGGTGATGTCCTCGGGCGAACGCGTGCAGAACGAGGTCTTCTTCGACAACGTGCGCGTTCCGAAAGCTAACGTGCTCGGCGAGATCGATGACGGCTGGAGTGTTGCGAAGTACCTGCTGCTATTCGAGCGGGGCGGTTCGGCGGCCTCGCCCGGGCTCAAGGTGCGCGCCGAGGCACTCGCTGCCGAAGCAGCGCAGCAGAGCGGTCCGGACGGTGGACCGTTGAGTGAGGATCCGGCGTTCATGCGTCGACTGGCCGAATTGGAGATTCGGATCGACGTACTTGACGTGCTCGAACAGCGCACACTGTCGGCTGTATCGAGTGGGAAGGACCCCGGTACGGCATCGTCGATGCAGAAGATTCTCTCCAGCGAACTCAGCCAGGACCTCACCCATCTGGCGTTACAGGCCGCCGGGCCGTACGGGCGGGCATATCAACCGCACGCAACGATGCCGGGCGGACAGGTCATGAACTTCGTGCCGCCTTCGGACGGGTACGTCGGCGGCGAGCCGTGGCAGGCCGTCGCGTCTAGTCGGTACCTGAACGATCGGGCCGGATCGATCTACGCCGGCAGTAACGAGATTCAACGCAACATCATCGCCAAGGCACGGCTGGGGCTGTCATGA
- a CDS encoding acyl-CoA dehydrogenase family protein, translating into MTISITDEHAQLRQYLNRFLGERYDLAKSRDVIKNGSGWQPDIWQAFASELGILGATFSAEAAGDDGGAAEALTITEALGGALVVEPYVETVVLAGTLVRELVGAQANDHLRAIAEARAIYAVGTLESGSGHCYHDVQTTARRDGEGWVLNGAKAVVTFAPVATDLLITARTSGARRDVDGISLFRIATADAPAGLSQHVMRTYDDRLAADLVLDGVQLSADALVGAEGGAWAALDLAVDSATAAVCSEAVGCMRKLVDDTVEYAKQREQFGKPIGSFQVLQHRMVDMYIQTEQASAAAELAFGALERQPQARAKAVSAAKVTVARAARYVGQQAVQLHGGMGMTEELAVGHYFKRLTAIESEFGTDEHHLIRYAAN; encoded by the coding sequence ATGACCATTTCCATCACTGACGAACACGCGCAATTACGCCAGTATCTGAATCGTTTCCTGGGCGAACGGTACGACCTGGCCAAGAGCCGCGACGTCATCAAGAACGGCTCCGGCTGGCAGCCGGACATTTGGCAAGCATTCGCCAGCGAACTCGGCATCCTAGGCGCCACGTTCAGCGCCGAGGCAGCAGGTGATGACGGTGGCGCAGCTGAAGCGCTGACGATCACCGAAGCGCTCGGCGGCGCGCTCGTGGTCGAGCCGTACGTCGAGACCGTGGTACTGGCAGGCACCCTCGTGCGCGAGCTCGTCGGCGCACAAGCCAACGATCACCTGCGGGCGATCGCCGAGGCACGAGCGATCTACGCGGTCGGCACGCTCGAGTCGGGCAGCGGTCACTGTTATCACGACGTACAGACCACGGCGCGTCGTGACGGTGAGGGTTGGGTGCTGAACGGGGCGAAAGCAGTCGTAACGTTCGCCCCAGTCGCCACCGATCTGCTTATCACCGCTCGCACCTCCGGCGCGCGGCGAGATGTCGACGGCATCTCACTGTTTCGTATCGCTACCGCAGACGCGCCGGCCGGGCTGAGTCAACACGTGATGCGGACCTACGATGACAGGCTTGCCGCCGACCTCGTCCTCGACGGAGTACAGCTTTCCGCCGACGCGCTCGTAGGCGCCGAGGGCGGCGCGTGGGCTGCACTGGATCTCGCGGTCGATTCCGCGACGGCCGCGGTCTGTTCCGAAGCCGTTGGTTGCATGCGCAAGCTCGTCGACGACACTGTGGAGTACGCCAAACAACGCGAACAGTTCGGCAAGCCGATCGGCAGTTTCCAGGTGCTGCAGCACCGCATGGTCGACATGTACATCCAGACCGAACAGGCATCGGCGGCCGCCGAACTTGCATTCGGCGCGCTGGAACGTCAGCCGCAGGCGCGAGCGAAAGCAGTGTCGGCAGCGAAGGTAACGGTGGCCCGCGCGGCGCGGTACGTCGGTCAGCAAGCGGTTCAGTTGCACGGCGGTATGGGCATGACCGAGGAACTCGCGGTTGGGCACTATTTCAAGCGCCTCACCGCGATTGAGAGCGAGTTCGGCACCGACGAGCACCACCTGATCCGGTACGCCGCGAACTGA
- a CDS encoding AMP-binding protein, with product MTQPAVYTADRARSIDEVRVRAARIASGLRALGLGPNDRYAIVMRNEVCFAEATIAGGLIGAIPVPVNWHWTGADLKHLLSNSAVKVAFVHTDLLPAVIENKPEHVVVIEVQTPPEISAAYRIGDVAATGDFATIEDLVAQNEPVSDPNTVPPNSIIYTSGTTGLAKGVIREPMDPAWMPEVFEGVTELLKFAPGESTIVPAPMYHASPNTHFIWAIAMGVTTHLMPRFDPIEFMRMVDQYKIQTTQMVPVMFRRLLAVPKAERDKYDLSSLKAVVHAAAPCPPDLKEAMIDWLGPIIYEYYGGSEGGAWTYVTSEESLARPGTVGKPVGECQIKILGPDDQELPAGEEGMVYGKSGSTWPDFTYIGNDEKRRDIARGDFFTVGDIGYVDEEGYLFLSDRANDMVISGGVNIYPAEIEASLHNLDGIEDVAVFGIPDKEMGEALAAHVQLVEGASMTEDDVRRHVRETLAGYKVPKVVVFEQKLPREDTGKLFKRRLKAQYWEGKTRING from the coding sequence ATGACACAACCTGCCGTCTACACCGCCGACCGAGCACGATCAATCGACGAAGTACGGGTGCGCGCAGCCCGCATAGCCAGTGGGCTGCGCGCGCTAGGGCTCGGGCCAAACGACCGCTACGCCATCGTGATGCGCAACGAAGTCTGTTTCGCTGAAGCAACCATCGCCGGTGGACTCATCGGTGCGATACCGGTGCCGGTCAATTGGCATTGGACCGGAGCCGACCTCAAACATCTGCTGAGCAATAGCGCGGTCAAGGTCGCTTTCGTGCATACAGATCTGCTCCCGGCAGTAATCGAGAACAAACCGGAGCACGTTGTGGTGATCGAGGTGCAGACACCGCCCGAAATCAGTGCCGCGTACCGGATCGGAGACGTTGCGGCGACCGGTGACTTCGCGACGATCGAGGATTTGGTCGCCCAGAACGAGCCAGTGAGCGACCCGAATACCGTGCCGCCGAACAGCATCATCTATACGTCGGGGACGACCGGTCTCGCGAAGGGGGTTATCCGCGAACCCATGGACCCGGCGTGGATGCCGGAGGTGTTCGAAGGGGTTACCGAACTGCTGAAATTCGCTCCCGGCGAATCAACGATCGTGCCGGCGCCGATGTATCACGCCTCGCCGAACACTCACTTCATCTGGGCGATCGCGATGGGGGTGACCACCCACCTCATGCCGCGATTCGATCCCATCGAGTTCATGCGGATGGTGGACCAGTACAAGATTCAGACCACTCAGATGGTTCCGGTGATGTTCCGGCGCCTCCTGGCGGTCCCCAAGGCCGAGCGCGACAAATACGACCTGTCCTCCCTCAAGGCCGTCGTACACGCCGCGGCGCCATGCCCGCCGGACCTCAAAGAGGCAATGATCGACTGGCTCGGTCCGATCATTTACGAGTACTACGGTGGTTCGGAGGGCGGCGCGTGGACCTACGTCACCAGCGAGGAATCTCTCGCGCGTCCGGGTACTGTCGGCAAACCCGTCGGCGAATGTCAGATCAAAATTCTCGGACCGGACGACCAGGAACTGCCCGCTGGCGAGGAGGGCATGGTCTACGGAAAATCCGGTAGTACGTGGCCGGATTTCACCTATATCGGTAATGATGAAAAACGTCGTGACATCGCACGCGGGGATTTCTTCACCGTTGGCGATATCGGTTACGTGGACGAAGAGGGCTACCTCTTCCTGTCCGATCGAGCCAACGACATGGTGATCTCCGGAGGGGTGAACATCTACCCGGCCGAAATTGAAGCCTCCCTACACAACCTCGATGGCATCGAGGATGTGGCCGTGTTCGGCATCCCGGACAAGGAAATGGGGGAGGCGCTCGCCGCCCACGTCCAACTTGTCGAAGGCGCCTCGATGACCGAGGACGACGTACGCCGGCATGTGCGCGAAACGCTCGCCGGCTACAAGGTGCCGAAAGTGGTGGTGTTCGAGCAGAAGCTACCTCGCGAAGACACCGGCAAACTCTTCAAGCGCCGCCTCAAGGCGCAGTACTGGGAGGGCAAGACCCGCATCAACGGCTGA
- a CDS encoding glycine reductase encodes MNDAEQVEFAPEWDRPVDYIQRTRDWYLALGYGNPYRWAHFTDSPFAPLTTPLHRSRVALVTTAAQYQPDKGDQGPGAPYNAAAKFYEVYEGSTETDPDLRISHVAIDRAHTSATDMQAWFPIHAARRTAAAGRIGELATRFYGLPTNRSQRHTLAVDAPEVVARCHDADIDAVVLIANCPVCHQSCSLTARALEASGISTVLMGAAKDIVEYCGVPRFVFSDVPLGNAAGIPHDTPSQDATFELALQVLESAPAARTTVTNPLRWPGPREWRLDYNNAERLDADELARLRAENDDIKRIAQTVRNR; translated from the coding sequence ATGAACGACGCTGAGCAGGTCGAGTTCGCGCCGGAGTGGGACCGGCCTGTCGATTACATTCAACGCACCCGCGACTGGTACCTCGCGCTCGGGTACGGAAATCCGTACCGGTGGGCGCACTTTACCGATAGCCCGTTCGCGCCGCTCACCACGCCGCTTCACCGCAGCCGAGTCGCGCTCGTGACCACTGCGGCGCAGTATCAGCCCGACAAGGGCGATCAGGGTCCTGGAGCGCCGTACAACGCGGCGGCGAAGTTCTATGAGGTGTACGAAGGCAGCACCGAGACCGATCCCGACCTGCGAATCTCGCACGTTGCCATTGATCGCGCACACACGTCGGCCACCGATATGCAGGCTTGGTTTCCGATTCACGCGGCACGCCGGACAGCGGCAGCTGGACGCATCGGGGAACTCGCAACGCGCTTCTATGGGCTTCCGACGAACCGCAGCCAGCGACATACGCTGGCCGTCGACGCGCCGGAAGTCGTCGCGCGCTGCCACGACGCTGACATCGATGCGGTGGTGTTGATCGCGAACTGCCCTGTGTGTCACCAGAGCTGTTCGCTGACCGCGCGTGCCCTGGAGGCCAGCGGTATCTCCACCGTGCTGATGGGCGCGGCAAAGGACATTGTGGAGTACTGCGGCGTACCGCGCTTCGTGTTCAGTGACGTCCCGTTGGGCAACGCCGCTGGGATCCCGCACGACACGCCTTCGCAGGACGCCACGTTCGAACTGGCCTTACAGGTGCTCGAGTCGGCCCCGGCCGCACGAACAACGGTGACCAATCCGTTGCGGTGGCCGGGGCCACGCGAGTGGCGCCTCGATTACAACAACGCTGAGCGGCTCGATGCTGACGAACTCGCACGACTTCGCGCCGAGAACGACGACATCAAACGCATCGCGCAAACGGTCCGCAATAGGTAA
- a CDS encoding LLM class F420-dependent oxidoreductase — MKIGVTFGSSTNFPAMLDEIAGYDAAGVDAIWLGESYGFDAIGPLGALSQITSRALLGPGIVSAYSRTPTLLAQSALTLDALSGGRAILGLGASGPAVIEGWHGVPYERPVARMAAIIDICRRVWAREVATGSPPYPLPVNSRRALKVMATGPRTKIPIYIAALGAASVRMTARKADGWTSVMFWPERADGVWGSALREGLSRRGDDLAALQIVAPAHVAIDTEHADRHWDALRAHTAHYVGGMGPRGQNFYHDVLSRYGLGTAADRVADLYLNKQREQAAAAVPQEYLEGVALIGSREHVRQRLQAYADAGVSMLNVTLAGSTSEERIAQLRLVRELADGL; from the coding sequence GTGAAAATAGGCGTGACGTTCGGCTCGAGTACCAACTTTCCCGCGATGCTCGACGAGATCGCCGGGTACGACGCGGCGGGGGTGGACGCGATCTGGTTGGGGGAGTCGTATGGATTCGACGCGATTGGCCCACTCGGAGCGTTGTCGCAGATCACCAGCCGCGCGTTGCTGGGCCCCGGGATCGTATCGGCGTACTCGCGCACACCAACCCTGTTGGCGCAGAGCGCGCTCACCCTCGACGCGCTGAGTGGCGGACGGGCGATACTAGGGCTGGGGGCATCGGGCCCTGCTGTCATCGAGGGCTGGCATGGCGTGCCATACGAGCGCCCGGTGGCCAGGATGGCCGCCATCATCGACATCTGCCGCCGCGTGTGGGCACGCGAGGTCGCGACCGGCTCACCGCCATATCCACTGCCGGTGAATTCTCGCCGCGCACTCAAGGTGATGGCCACGGGACCGCGGACGAAAATCCCCATCTATATTGCCGCTCTGGGTGCAGCATCGGTGCGGATGACGGCGCGCAAGGCTGACGGCTGGACGAGCGTCATGTTTTGGCCGGAGCGAGCCGACGGCGTCTGGGGGAGCGCGCTTCGTGAAGGGCTCTCGCGACGAGGCGACGACCTCGCTGCGTTGCAGATCGTCGCGCCGGCGCACGTCGCCATCGACACCGAGCACGCGGATCGGCATTGGGACGCATTGCGCGCGCACACCGCGCACTACGTCGGTGGGATGGGCCCTCGTGGGCAGAATTTCTATCATGACGTCCTGTCCCGTTACGGGCTGGGAACAGCGGCTGATCGCGTCGCCGACCTCTACCTGAACAAACAGCGCGAGCAGGCAGCAGCCGCGGTGCCGCAGGAGTATCTCGAGGGCGTCGCGCTGATCGGCAGTCGAGAGCACGTACGCCAGCGGCTACAGGCGTACGCCGACGCCGGTGTTTCGATGCTCAACGTGACGCTTGCCGGATCGACGAGCGAGGAGCGCATCGCGCAGTTGAGGTTGGTACGCGAACTTGCCGACGGCCTGTAA